aaataaataaatcataagtgtactaataactttgttaagccctattctgtgtagctgttagacacggcatgcttacaggcacgtagtacattctgtgtccttgtgcttaagatatctgtgctggaagTTCTCACAGCATGTCCCAGCTCtctattgcttttacctgtttggaaaagttttaagttgttagccaatcaggttttagtttagattgtgaggtctggcccCAGGCAACAGAGaccagacacagcagtaaggacgaccccaaatgcataaggagtaaatgtgtgtgtattcCCTTTCTTGGTATTCTCCTGGCATGATGGCTGAGAGTACCTTTCCTGCAATACAGGAAGTAAAAActgcgttgctgaaagatcctttgcctcagtgctaatttttctttgctgcacggagcatctatttccaacaccaGTGGACATGCTGCTAGGAGTTCCCGGCCTTAGGGCTGAGGGTGAAGTGATATGCACTGTGTAAAGCACCCAGCACTCTGGCTGGAACAAAGCCAGCCCTCGATAggtaggaagagagagagagagaagccaaagGCACCCCTCCCCCTGCTCACGGCAGATCCTGTGATGATGTGGACAGGTCCCCGAGGGTTGGTGTAGGGCATCTCTCGGCTACCGTTAAATACCTGTGGAGGGGAACAGCGTTAAGTGGCGGGCAGTCACGCTGGACCATGCCGGGGGCGTCAACCACACGGACCCCAGGCGCGTGGGTGCTCAGCCCTTCACGAGCCTCACCTGGTAGTTGTAAATTGGCCACAGTCTTTCGTAGGAGTGCTCATGAGCCCACAGCTGCAAGTCCACCCCTGGGACAGAGCAAGCGAGGATCAGACCTCTGAGGCGGGGAGAGGCGGGGTGTGGGGCGTGGGTCCCGAGGGTGGCTCACCGTGTTTGTAGAAAAGATCCTCCAACCCGTACAGCTTGCCTCGGAGGCCTTTGCGGACCTGGGCAGGGTGAATGAGCAGGTGAGGGTGACGCAGACCCACACCCGCCTGGATCTCGGCCCCTCCCCGATGCCTCCCGGAGGCCTCCCCGGCAGGGCCGGCACCTTGCTCTCGTGCCGCGTGCAGTCGTCCAGATCTGCGTTGGAGCAGTACATGGGCCGGTGCCCCATGGTGATGATCCAGGGCCGGGCTGCCCGGTTCCTGTTGGCTTTCTAGGGAGAAGGGCTCAGAGTGAGGGGCTGGGGGGTcgggggtggaggtggaggtggggccgGCCGGGGAACTAGCGGGGACCTCCAGCCAGCTTACCTGGAGGTCGCTCTCCAGCCAGCGAAACTGCCTCTGTACCAGGTGGCGGCcataatggagaaagaaatagacCTCGGTGGAGAAGGAGATGATGTGGGCGGGACCCAGATCCCAGCTGGGGGAGGCAAAGGGCAGGGGTTAGGGCCGGGGTGCCGCTGCATCTCCCACCCTTCAGGGCAGAGGGCCAGTCCCCCGGCACCCCCACATTACCTGTACCACAGGCCCTCATTATCCCCCGGCATGCTGAAGCGAGCCTTGTAGTTAGAGAAGTTGCTACAATAAAGGAAGTACAAGGGACGGAGGTGAGGGACTGAATTTCATAGCCCTGCTCCTATACCCCACCCCGCCCCCGTCAGGCCCTAAGTCTGGCTTCcagcccacccccacctcctcttGCTACCACCATTGAGATGTTGTAGCAAGAGAGAGTCAGGGGAGACACTAAGAAGAACAGGACCATTTTCATTGGTCCAGCCCTCATCCACCGCCATGGCCCTCGGTCCTCACTAGCGTTCTTCGTGATTCCCAGGGCATGTCATGTACGGCAGGCTGGCAGCCACGGGTTCAATGAGCCGCATGAACCTATCCCCGACACGGGCGTTGTCCTGATCCATGTTGTAGGCAAAATctcctggggggggggggggcagaagGATGATGAGGACCCAGACCGGTCTCTGCTTTCATTGGAATTGAAagagccaggtacggtggctcacgcctgttaatcccagcaccttgggaggccgaggcaggagtatcacttgagcccgggaattcAACTCGCAGACTCCCaaagggattataggtgtgagccactgtgcctggccaagaggttttgttttgttttgttttgttttgttttagatggagtctccctctgccacccaggctggagtgcagtggtatcatcttggctcactgcaatctccagggttcaagcgattctcctgcctcagccacccaagtagctgggattacagatactgcctggctaatttttgtatttttagccaggctggtctcaaacctctgacctcaagtgatccacccaccccggcctcctaaagtgctggaattacagtcatgagccaccgcacccggcccaagaTGAGTAGTATTATTCACatttcagatggggaaactgaggccccaggtcacacagctggctagtgaagatttagaaataaaaacctgGGAAGCCTGATTCCAGAGTCTGCACTTTGAAGCATACAATTCTCAATCCCCATTACCCATCTCCCTCTtaaataacaacagcaataataataataaccagcaCAAGGACACCGAAGTGCACCCGCACCCTGCCGGGCAACGGGAACTCATGTAGTCATCACAACAGTCCTGCGAACTTGGAACCAGCTTTTTCTCTGTTCAAAATACACAGGGAAAACCCTGCTCCTGGCAAGAGCGCCGGAATTAAGATTTTAACCTGGGCAGGCTGGTTGACCACCGACACCGTCTCCGCCAGTCCCATCCCCTGTCCCTTCAGAGACACACTGGCCCCAGCCCTGTCCCCTCCATGGTCCTGGCTCTACCCCTAATCCGCGATCCCCCCACCAACCCTCCATGCACCTCCCACCCATCCTCCACTATCCTTCCACGACTCCCCCACCAACCCTCCACGCGGCCCCCACCATCCCTCTGCAGGCCCCTGCGGATGCAGATGCCTCACCCACGTGGAGAATGGCATCATACATGCCCTGCTGGGTGTCCCTGCGCAGCCGCGGTAAGGCCTTCGGGTTGTCAGCCCCCAGATCCCCAAACACAGCCAGACGGGGGCTCCAGTGGGCCCCATTCTTGAGGGCCCTGAAGCGGAACCGACGGCTCCAGCCCTGGTCACTGCCACAACGATAAactgaagggagaagaaaaagttGCAGTCAGCTGGGTCCCCCAGGACCCTCCCTCCAACCCCCATCCTTCCTCGACTGGTGGAGGGTTGGAGATGGGGGGGACTAGTGGGGGCTGGCCCATGCCCCTTCAGTCTGCCTTCCTGGCACCTTCCATTTTCCTCCTGGGATCTCATGCAATAGGCTTGCAGATAGGCAGAGCAGTTACCAGCCCAGCCTGAGCCACCAGCCAGCGGTAGCTTCTAGTCCATATCCCACTCCTCTTCCCATCAACAGCTCGGCCTGGGGCCCCTCTCACCGTACTGAACCCCCGGCAGCAGCTTGCGCAGCGTGACTCGGTGTATGTAGAGCTTCCTCCGGAGGATACCCCCGTCTACAAAGGGGACGAAGGTGCCCTGGGCGCGGAGGGGCAGGGGCCCTGACGGCTGCAACCCGAATTGCACTTCAGAGCGGGTTGGGACCCATGTGGTCCAGGTGACAGTCATGGAGCCTGGCTCACCTGGGGAGAAAGGGACAGAGGGTGGCAGGGGAGTGAGGCCTGGGGAGGGTGGGTGGGAGGGACGTGCAGAAAAAGCGAGGGTCGTTGACAGTAACTGCCGTTGAACAGTTAGTAGTCAAGGACACAGGTTCTGGAACTGCCCAAGttcaatcccagctctgccttttctttcctttttttttttttttttttttgagacggagtttcgctcttgttacccaggctggagtgcaatggcgcgatctcggctcaccgcaacctccgcctcctgggttcaggcaattctcctgcctcagcctcctgagtagctgggattacaggcacgcgccaccatgtccagctcattttttgtatttttagtagagacggggtttcaccacattgaccaggatggtctcgatctcttgacctcgtgatccacccgcctcggcctaccaaagtgctgggattacaggcttgagccaccgcgcccggccctctttttttttttttttttttgagacagagtttcgctcttgttgcccaggctggagtgcagtggcgtgatcttggctcactgcgacctctacctccgggcttcaagtaattcccctgcctcagcctcctgagtagctgggattacagatgcccgccaccaggtccggctaatttttgtatttttagtagagatggggcttcaccacgttggtcaggctggccttgaactcctgacctcatgatccacccaccttggcctcctaaagtgctgggattacaggcgtgagccactgcacccagccttgtgtgtgtgtgtgtgtgtgtgtgtgtgtgtgtgtgtgtgtgtgacagggtcttacttcGTCACcgagggtggagtgcaatggtgcaatctcagttcactgcaacctctgcctcccgggttcaagcaattctcctgctttcagcctccccagtagctgggattacaggtgccacatctagctaatttttgcatttttagtagagacagagttttgtcatgttggctcaggtgatccacccaccttggcctcccaaagtgctgggattacaggtgtgatccactgcacccagccccagctcAGCTGAGCTTTCCTGGGGCAtatcacttcacctctctgagcctcagttttcctgtctGCAAAATGGAAGAATAACAGTCTCTGCCCTGTACGGTTGTTATGAGGCTTAGATGAACAAATAGAAGTAAAGCACGTGAACCAGGGCCTAGTACACTTAGGGTTATGTGGAGGAATgagtattattaatataattatttacgGTGTGCAGGCCTTGTGCCAACTATGGCACACACGATATCATTTAAGGGTTGCCAGCTTGGGAGACAAGGGCCACCTGTACGACAGCAAGGAGTTGCAGAGCAGGTGGCCAGCTGGAGACCCGCCCTATCTCAAAGGGGCAGCCATCACTCACATCTGGCAGTAGCCGCCAAGCAAGCAGGGAATGAGTCCAGTACCAGCAAaaccattgacttttttttttttttttttttttttggggatagggtctcactctgttgcccaggcagtggtgccaccatagctcactgcagccttgacctcctgggctcaagccatcttcccgcctcagcctcccaagtggctggaaccacaggcacatgccgccatacccagctaaattttttttttttttttttttttttgaggtggagtcttgctctgttgcccaagcttgagtgcagtagtgcaatcttggctcactgccacctctgtgagatgatctggctctgtgtccctacccaaatctcatcttgaattgtactcccataattcccacgtgttgtgggagggaccagtggGAGATCATTTGaacatgggggcggtttcccccataccgttctcatggtagtgagtaagtctcgtgagatctggtgggtttatcaggggtttccatgtttgtttctttgattatatatatatatatatatttttttttgagacggagtttcgctcttgttacccaggctggagtgcaatggcgtgatctcggctcaccgcaacctccgcctcctgggctcaggcaattctcctgcctcagcctcctgagtagctgggattacaggcacgtgccaccatgcccagctaattttttttgtatttttagtagagacggagtttcaccatgttgaccaggatggtcttgatctcttgacctcgtgatccacccgcctcggcctcccaaagtgagggattacaggcttgagccaccgcgcccggcctccatgtttgtttctttctcattttctcttgccaccaccatgtaagaaatgcctttcacttcaccggctgggcacagtggctcatgcctgtaatcccagcactttgggaggccaaggtgagtggatcatctcaggtcaggagttcgagaccagcctggccaacatggtgaaaccctgtatctactaaaaacacaaaaattagccaagcatggtggcgggtgcctgtaattccagccactcaggaggctgaggcaggagaatcacttgaacctggga
This genomic interval from Saimiri boliviensis isolate mSaiBol1 chromosome 14, mSaiBol1.pri, whole genome shotgun sequence contains the following:
- the ACP7 gene encoding acid phosphatase type 7, with translation MHSLPGWWSCCCLLLLCSLGVQGSRRASSAAPEQVHLSYPGEPGSMTVTWTTWVPTRSEVQFGLQPSGPLPLRAQGTFVPFVDGGILRRKLYIHRVTLRKLLPGVQYVYRCGSDQGWSRRFRFRALKNGAHWSPRLAVFGDLGADNPKALPRLRRDTQQGMYDAILHVGDFAYNMDQDNARVGDRFMRLIEPVAASLPYMTCPGNHEERYNFSNYKARFSMPGDNEGLWYSWDLGPAHIISFSTEVYFFLHYGRHLVQRQFRWLESDLQKANRNRAARPWIITMGHRPMYCSNADLDDCTRHESKVRKGLRGKLYGLEDLFYKHGVDLQLWAHEHSYERLWPIYNYQVFNGSREMPYTNPRGPVHIITGSAGCEERLTPFAVFPRPWSAVRVKEYGYTRLHILNGTHIHVQQVSDDQDGKIVDDVWVVRPLFGRRTYL